In Desulfonatronospira thiodismutans ASO3-1, a single window of DNA contains:
- a CDS encoding metallophosphoesterase family protein, translated as MLTFIHAADIHLDSPLHGLSRYEGAPAREIRQATRKALDNLVNYVLEHRIPLLLIAGDLYDGDCPDFQTPLHFSAQMSRLREAGTRVALIRGNHDAQNRMTKSLRLPDNVFTFSAARPATWKLEDLGTAVHGQSYDREAVLENLALNYPDPVPGMFNIGLLHTSLSGTPEHSGYAPCTLNQLLAKGYDYWALGHIHRHEILHRDPPVIFSGCIQGRHIREPGGKGCMRVDVDPSGRINIERVELDVLRWQHMELDVSGLKTRGAVLDLVSRELENISAARDSEKLLGLRLTLKGTTGAFSDIMHDFAGLQAEIRNLATDISGQTIWVEKIFNQCTPALDWEEIKASGTALAHLAGYMQALEQDPELFKSLDLDLTELRAKLGGTGVELPDLDDPHTRQEYVSRCRDMVMTLLARDMSSTGNGS; from the coding sequence ATGCTTACATTCATCCACGCCGCAGATATCCACCTGGACAGCCCTCTGCACGGCCTGAGCCGCTACGAGGGAGCACCGGCCCGGGAAATACGCCAGGCCACCCGCAAGGCCCTGGACAACCTGGTAAACTACGTACTGGAACATCGCATCCCCCTGCTGCTCATTGCCGGGGATCTCTACGACGGTGACTGCCCGGACTTTCAGACCCCGCTGCACTTTTCCGCCCAGATGAGCAGGCTGCGGGAAGCCGGGACCCGGGTGGCCCTCATCCGGGGCAATCATGACGCCCAGAACAGGATGACTAAGTCTTTGCGCCTTCCGGACAATGTCTTTACTTTTTCAGCTGCCAGGCCCGCCACCTGGAAACTGGAGGACCTGGGCACTGCAGTTCACGGTCAGAGCTATGACCGGGAAGCCGTCCTGGAGAATCTGGCCCTGAACTACCCGGACCCGGTCCCGGGCATGTTCAACATAGGCCTTCTGCACACATCCCTGTCCGGCACTCCGGAACACAGCGGATACGCCCCGTGCACCCTGAACCAGCTCCTGGCAAAGGGCTACGACTACTGGGCCCTGGGACACATCCACCGCCATGAAATCTTGCACCGGGATCCGCCGGTCATCTTCAGCGGATGCATCCAGGGACGCCATATCCGCGAACCAGGGGGCAAAGGCTGCATGCGCGTGGACGTGGACCCTTCCGGCAGGATAAATATCGAGCGGGTGGAACTGGACGTCCTGCGCTGGCAGCACATGGAACTGGACGTCTCGGGGCTTAAGACCCGGGGGGCTGTACTGGACCTGGTCAGCCGGGAGCTGGAAAACATATCCGCAGCCAGAGACAGTGAAAAACTCCTGGGCCTGCGCCTCACCTTAAAGGGCACCACAGGGGCCTTTTCAGACATTATGCATGATTTTGCCGGACTGCAGGCCGAGATCCGCAACCTGGCCACGGACATCTCCGGACAAACCATCTGGGTGGAAAAAATTTTCAACCAGTGCACTCCGGCCCTGGACTGGGAGGAAATCAAGGCTTCGGGCACGGCCCTGGCCCATCTGGCCGGATATATGCAGGCACTGGAACAGGATCCGGAACTGTTTAAGTCCCTGGACCTGGATCTGACAGAGCTTAGGGCCAAGCTTGGCGGCACCGGGGTGGAACTGCCGGACCTGGACGACCCCCACACCAGACAGGAGTATGTATCCCGCTGCCGGGATATGGTCATGACCCTGCTGGCCCGGGACATGTCCAGTACCGGAAACGGCTCCTGA
- a CDS encoding chemotaxis protein CheD — translation MRKNVNIHIGEYHASASPSIIHTVLGSCVAACLFDPRSLIGGMNHILLPGKADLNHFDVSARYGVNAMELLINRMMKLGAKRNSLQAKVFGGAHVLPSISRENGVGDKISAFVIEFLQMENIRLINSDIGGSDSRKVFFYTDTGDAYVKKLPSLQLQKIARKEKKASRRVKDIAGKPGDITLFED, via the coding sequence ATGAGAAAAAATGTAAACATTCACATAGGTGAATACCATGCCAGCGCCAGTCCATCCATCATCCATACGGTTCTTGGATCATGCGTTGCAGCATGCCTTTTCGACCCCCGCAGCCTCATAGGCGGCATGAACCACATCCTCCTTCCGGGAAAAGCGGACCTTAATCACTTTGATGTTTCCGCCCGCTACGGGGTCAATGCCATGGAGCTGCTCATCAACAGGATGATGAAACTGGGGGCAAAGCGCAACAGCCTTCAGGCCAAGGTCTTCGGAGGCGCTCACGTGCTGCCCTCCATCTCCAGGGAAAACGGAGTAGGGGACAAGATATCCGCATTTGTCATTGAATTTTTGCAAATGGAAAATATCAGGCTGATAAACAGCGACATTGGTGGATCTGATTCCAGAAAAGTCTTTTTTTACACTGATACCGGCGATGCTTATGTCAAAAAGCTCCCTTCTCTCCAGTTACAAAAAATCGCCCGCAAAGAAAAAAAGGCTTCCAGGCGGGTCAAAGACATCGCCGGCAAGCCGGGCGACATCACCCTGTTTGAGGACTGA
- a CDS encoding B12-binding domain-containing radical SAM protein — MRILLINTPFHSAYKKFTQEFPPLGIAYIAGMLRKSGHDVHLLDLNASDTGEYPGFRRFDLIGISADTPRHDKALALAAQAREHQVPVALGGPHVSFLPEESLKSGYVDYVVRGEGEYPMLYLAEFLAGERSLEDVPAVSYLLEGEAVHNPDQCIAKDIDSLPFPARDLLPMDKYRTHLNKKRATSMISSRGCPFNCSFCASSQLFGARWRAREPEAIFDEIEHVQQRYQVSNILFVDDNFTLDPQRTVRISELICKKDLNIQWLCFSRVNTIVENEDMVQGMAESGVRMMFLGVESPDPRVLESYNKKITAETSFRALEILKKYSIDALASFIIGNLNEDSRMIKNTIRFANKLNPKTAQFSILTPYPGTRLYNEVKDRILTFDWSRYDGMHATIKPDRVRAEELERLIKKAYVSFYLHPGKILAHPVAGMRNLFMVPRLLKAQSS; from the coding sequence ATGCGTATCCTTTTGATCAACACCCCCTTTCACAGTGCATACAAGAAGTTTACCCAGGAGTTTCCTCCCCTGGGCATAGCCTATATTGCCGGGATGCTGAGAAAGTCCGGCCATGATGTTCATCTGCTGGATCTGAACGCTTCTGATACAGGGGAGTATCCAGGATTCAGGCGTTTCGACCTGATTGGAATATCCGCGGATACACCAAGACATGACAAAGCCCTGGCCCTGGCTGCTCAGGCCAGAGAGCATCAGGTTCCTGTTGCTCTTGGAGGCCCGCATGTAAGTTTTTTGCCGGAAGAGAGCCTGAAATCCGGGTATGTGGACTACGTAGTCAGGGGAGAAGGTGAGTATCCCATGCTTTACCTGGCTGAATTTCTGGCAGGAGAACGCTCTCTGGAAGATGTGCCGGCTGTTTCTTATCTTTTGGAAGGCGAGGCGGTGCACAACCCGGATCAATGTATTGCAAAAGACATTGATTCTCTGCCCTTTCCGGCCAGGGATCTTTTGCCCATGGACAAATACAGGACCCACCTGAATAAAAAAAGGGCCACATCAATGATCAGCAGCAGGGGCTGTCCCTTCAACTGCTCCTTCTGCGCTTCCTCGCAGCTGTTCGGAGCCAGATGGCGGGCCAGGGAACCGGAAGCCATTTTCGATGAAATCGAGCATGTACAGCAAAGATACCAGGTTTCCAATATTTTGTTTGTTGACGACAATTTCACACTGGACCCCCAGAGGACCGTACGCATTAGCGAACTGATCTGTAAAAAGGATCTCAACATCCAGTGGCTTTGTTTTTCCAGGGTGAATACCATTGTGGAAAATGAAGACATGGTCCAGGGTATGGCTGAAAGTGGGGTCAGGATGATGTTTCTGGGCGTGGAAAGCCCTGACCCAAGGGTGCTTGAAAGCTACAACAAGAAAATCACTGCCGAGACCTCATTCAGGGCACTGGAGATATTGAAGAAATACAGTATAGACGCCCTGGCCAGTTTTATAATCGGCAACCTGAACGAGGACAGCAGGATGATCAAAAATACCATAAGGTTTGCAAACAAGCTCAATCCAAAGACCGCCCAGTTTTCCATTCTTACCCCCTATCCCGGTACCAGACTGTACAATGAGGTAAAAGACCGTATACTGACCTTTGACTGGTCCAGATACGACGGCATGCACGCTACAATCAAACCTGACCGGGTCAGGGCTGAGGAACTGGAGAGGCTGATAAAAAAGGCCTACGTGTCCTTTTATCTGCATCCCGGCAAGATTCTTGCTCATCCTGTAGCCGGAATGCGCAATCTGTTCATGGTGCCCAGGCTGCTGAAGGCTCAGAGTTCGTGA
- the tes gene encoding tetraether lipid synthase Tes: MFLDKIWGKKTEQTVENLPLSTRSLCPECRETIEAQLVEENGQVLMYKTCPEHGEFREIISADRDFFMKMRRTHYERPAGLDRPQTKVEQGCPHDCGICPSHRSFPSMVNIDLTNRCNLNCPICFANSNAMGRVYELDWEQINHVIDSVAALGPHPVICVQFAGGEPTIHPHFLDAVRLAKSREFAQVQAASNGVLFAGNYGFAEKAAEAGLDVVYLQFDGMSDDIYRDTRGRPMFETKMQAIDNLGRAGIRVALVPTIVKGFNDHQVGDILRFAVRNPEVVTAISWQPVSFTGRIDESRRQEMRFTTADLARELQEQTGLLDMHRDWYPFSIVSPLSRFLEAVTGEKKAHTNCHPHCGCVTYLVVDKQTGQAVPFPAFLDVEALAASLNKKAGRLEHYPWLKNALSLQFKGELKKHFRRENAPEGWDHETLMQFVDSLIHLGEGHKVDKKVQKEAIQGRRFEIIMSAAMHFQDLYNYELDRVQYCAVHYADPEGRLYPFCTWNSGPCHRYRVEEMYARALNKNRQAETETAAS; this comes from the coding sequence ATGTTTCTGGATAAGATATGGGGTAAAAAAACAGAACAGACCGTTGAAAATCTGCCTCTATCCACCAGAAGTCTTTGCCCGGAGTGCCGTGAAACAATAGAGGCCCAGCTGGTGGAGGAGAACGGACAGGTTTTGATGTATAAAACCTGCCCGGAACATGGGGAGTTCAGAGAGATCATAAGTGCAGACAGGGATTTTTTTATGAAAATGCGCCGCACCCATTATGAAAGACCGGCAGGACTGGACAGGCCTCAAACAAAGGTGGAACAGGGATGTCCCCACGATTGCGGGATATGCCCCAGTCATCGGTCTTTTCCTTCCATGGTCAACATTGATCTGACCAACCGGTGCAACCTGAATTGCCCCATTTGTTTTGCCAATTCCAATGCCATGGGCCGAGTATACGAGCTGGACTGGGAGCAGATCAACCATGTAATTGACTCCGTGGCAGCTCTGGGTCCCCACCCTGTGATCTGCGTGCAGTTCGCTGGTGGCGAGCCTACTATACATCCCCATTTTCTGGATGCAGTACGTCTGGCAAAGTCCCGGGAGTTTGCCCAGGTCCAGGCAGCCAGCAATGGCGTGCTGTTCGCCGGTAATTATGGTTTTGCAGAAAAGGCTGCCGAAGCTGGTCTGGATGTTGTGTACCTGCAGTTCGACGGCATGAGCGATGATATATACCGCGACACAAGAGGCCGGCCTATGTTTGAGACCAAGATGCAGGCCATAGACAACCTGGGGCGGGCCGGAATCCGGGTGGCCCTGGTCCCCACCATCGTCAAAGGCTTTAATGATCATCAGGTGGGAGACATACTGCGCTTTGCCGTAAGAAACCCGGAGGTTGTAACCGCCATAAGCTGGCAGCCAGTGTCTTTTACCGGCCGCATAGACGAATCCAGACGCCAGGAGATGCGCTTCACCACTGCTGATCTGGCCAGGGAACTGCAGGAACAGACTGGATTACTGGATATGCACCGTGACTGGTATCCTTTTTCCATTGTCTCTCCGCTGTCCAGATTCCTGGAAGCGGTGACCGGCGAAAAAAAGGCACATACAAACTGTCATCCCCATTGCGGATGTGTAACCTATCTGGTTGTGGACAAACAGACCGGCCAGGCTGTGCCCTTTCCAGCCTTTCTGGATGTTGAAGCCCTTGCGGCCAGCCTGAACAAAAAGGCCGGGCGGCTGGAGCATTATCCCTGGTTGAAAAATGCCCTGTCTCTACAGTTCAAGGGCGAACTCAAGAAACATTTCCGCCGGGAAAACGCCCCTGAGGGCTGGGATCATGAGACGCTGATGCAGTTTGTAGACAGCCTGATTCATCTGGGAGAAGGGCACAAGGTTGACAAAAAGGTTCAGAAAGAGGCCATTCAGGGCCGCCGTTTCGAGATTATCATGTCTGCGGCCATGCATTTCCAGGATCTGTACAACTATGAACTGGACCGGGTCCAGTACTGCGCTGTGCATTATGCCGATCCTGAAGGCCGCCTGTACCCCTTTTGCACCTGGAACAGCGGCCCCTGTCACCGTTACAGGGTAGAGGAAATGTATGCCAGGGCACTGAATAAAAACAGGCAGGCCGAGACGGAAACCGCAGCCTCCTGA
- a CDS encoding 4'-phosphopantetheinyl transferase family protein — protein MLHRYPATNIYALDISSLDPDQDRWKPWLGQERIAALSRLRKKQDRSRCAGAGLLLAYVIKKHAPGFSVPPLTVTGSNGKPYLPQLPELQFNISHSGKWVVCGAGDKPLGLDIEKVQRDITAVARRYYPQRELDWLQTLPPNRRQAALIQGWVLRESCMKATGLGLSLPLKDLEIVFNPEVQVYLTRKGVKTRCAAALCAFDDQEYRLALTVMDASHPPSYTLEHIDLETITGTETL, from the coding sequence ATGCTGCATAGATACCCGGCCACAAACATATATGCCCTGGACATATCCTCCCTGGACCCGGACCAGGACAGGTGGAAGCCGTGGCTTGGCCAGGAACGGATCGCGGCCCTTTCCAGGCTCCGGAAAAAACAGGACCGGTCCAGGTGCGCAGGGGCTGGGCTGCTCCTGGCTTATGTTATAAAAAAACATGCACCCGGGTTTAGTGTCCCTCCCCTTACGGTGACCGGCTCAAACGGCAAGCCGTATTTGCCTCAACTGCCTGAACTCCAGTTCAATATCTCGCATTCCGGAAAATGGGTGGTCTGCGGCGCAGGAGACAAACCGCTCGGCCTGGACATTGAAAAAGTACAAAGGGATATCACGGCAGTGGCCAGGAGATACTATCCACAAAGGGAACTTGACTGGCTGCAAACCCTGCCTCCCAACAGACGGCAGGCCGCACTGATCCAAGGCTGGGTGCTCAGGGAGAGCTGCATGAAGGCCACAGGCCTGGGACTTAGCCTGCCTTTAAAAGATCTGGAGATAGTTTTTAACCCCGAGGTACAGGTATACCTTACCCGCAAGGGGGTAAAAACCCGCTGCGCAGCAGCCCTGTGCGCCTTTGATGACCAGGAGTACCGCCTGGCCTTGACTGTTATGGATGCAAGTCATCCCCCTTCTTACACCCTGGAGCACATTGATCTGGAAACAATTACAGGCACCGAAACGTTATGA
- a CDS encoding DMT family transporter yields the protein MSVIAGQTGHRIEISQLKGTLLGSMAVLMWGFLPLLRLMAGEVPPLQLTFMSLFTAALAVLTWGKTRRKIYGKPWHDHGQRDVFLAAGFLLGAVVFYFAALMQAPAAEVALITYLWPLGLAAAICISAGRRPGLNMWTGLLLSFSGAALALLSGNEGQGGSTMDPGRAAGYALGLASGACWLGYSLMLGRLPTNAGLHAGIFAWAGIAAALLHLLLEHTVLDLSFAVLLTTACIGIGPYGLAFMAWGQGLRYGHAGLLSALCYTVPVVATTLLILAGMEAWRMELALAALAVTCGAWLAGRDRNKTLAEA from the coding sequence ATGAGTGTAATAGCAGGACAAACCGGACACAGGATTGAAATATCGCAGTTAAAAGGGACTTTACTGGGCAGTATGGCGGTTCTCATGTGGGGTTTTCTGCCCCTGCTGCGCCTCATGGCGGGAGAGGTTCCCCCTTTGCAGCTGACCTTTATGTCTCTTTTTACAGCCGCCCTGGCCGTCTTAACCTGGGGCAAAACCCGCAGGAAAATATATGGAAAGCCATGGCATGACCATGGACAAAGAGATGTTTTTCTGGCTGCCGGATTTCTGCTGGGGGCGGTGGTATTCTATTTTGCAGCTCTGATGCAGGCCCCGGCTGCCGAGGTGGCTCTGATTACATATCTGTGGCCCCTGGGCCTGGCGGCTGCTATCTGCATCAGTGCCGGAAGAAGGCCAGGGCTTAACATGTGGACAGGTCTTCTGCTGTCTTTTTCTGGTGCGGCCCTGGCTCTGTTAAGCGGAAACGAGGGACAGGGCGGAAGCACCATGGACCCGGGTAGGGCGGCCGGTTATGCCCTGGGTCTGGCCAGCGGGGCATGCTGGCTTGGATATTCCCTTATGCTGGGCAGGCTTCCGACTAATGCCGGGCTGCATGCAGGCATTTTCGCATGGGCCGGGATTGCTGCTGCTTTATTGCATTTGCTGCTGGAACACACGGTTCTGGATCTGTCTTTTGCAGTCCTTCTGACCACCGCATGTATAGGCATAGGGCCTTATGGACTTGCTTTCATGGCCTGGGGTCAGGGCCTTAGATACGGCCATGCAGGTTTATTAAGCGCCCTTTGCTATACAGTGCCGGTGGTGGCCACCACTCTGCTTATCCTGGCCGGGATGGAGGCCTGGAGAATGGAACTGGCCCTGGCCGCCCTGGCCGTGACCTGCGGGGCGTGGCTGGCCGGCAGGGACAGGAATAAAACCCTGGCTGAAGCATGA
- a CDS encoding YhaN family protein, translating into MKINTLKLKAYGHFTGTELQLEQNGGLQLIYGPNEAGKSTALRALTTLFYGFDHQTRDGFLHQNKDLAVGACLELDSGQQWEITRYKRRKNDLLDASNSPVPQEAVNRLMSGMSRDMFSAMFGISHDNLRAGGKEILRAQGHLGQALFSAAAGIMHLRRVREDLHKRADELFRPRASSTRIMQKKSSMAELGRELRQASIKPERWKNLQNELKQKLHQKQNTLSRLKQLEADLAWHSTCIRALPRIARRRDLLRQLGELEHVPRLEQDFSQRRVKAASSLENARQDRRDRQKELQDLEQELSELEIDSGLIRFAPRIRTLSGQVALIQQAMQELQDLEAEKITLEQTIQDKKAMLGSSVSCSDMDHLAPDRKHQSRIQELASEKSSLDQKASQARESMLEQARILRLCRRDLKKMPPLPDIELLDAVSKKLTSGEDLQDKIRKAGEKVQSLQLQIQAGISSLGLASLDSRSLPGLPLPLPESLERMQSLLDAKEKQLESARHKHQELNQELADRQAELERRQKEHALPLPRDLESRRKVRDQGWSLIKKSWLQGTQSPEEIHEYLHQTGGEDLASSFEQSISELDQTTDQMLDRAHHLARLKALHDEIQACSQKIDQASKDLDKAGADYQQACREWQALWSETGIEPLSPREMQAWLYRAQELIRQVQEKQQYQQALEEYEQELQSLCTQGAKALESAGYSAAQGHDPATLNRIIDKYRDRARDDLAAADLLRKEIRSAEKKLQKAGEQAGAVQEDLNTWRQNWIRALESLSLDPDSDIRTVQEEIQLRQDLFAACGRMRSLQQRKAGLEQKVREFESAVQGLVQELKRNPGRASPLEILEALALELDQEEKKQSRQEHLQQERRKIRTKLDQAEGRIQTLQRELEQLCREAGAEHPEELPALEEKAAMKQELRTELRQQEEQLQELAGGEDLEKFINDASARDMQELQALSTELAEEKEELEKKREEIISEHATLEKELQDLDGTSKAADISQQIQEQKSELEQEVQEYIQLRLAEAILSSEMERFRQANQGPVLEMAGKTLNRITLGSLTGIYADYDQRGEPVLKALRMDGTGLGVEEMSDGTRDQLFLALRLGGIRHYLDNNPPFPFIVDDILVHFDDERSAQTLQELALLSKQTQVLFFTHHTHLLHLARQHLDPARLQIHEL; encoded by the coding sequence ATGAAAATAAACACACTCAAACTAAAAGCCTACGGGCATTTCACCGGCACAGAGCTCCAGCTGGAACAAAACGGCGGCCTGCAACTCATCTACGGTCCCAACGAAGCCGGTAAAAGCACAGCCCTGCGCGCCCTGACCACCCTGTTTTACGGCTTTGACCACCAGACCAGAGACGGATTCCTGCACCAGAACAAGGACCTGGCCGTGGGCGCCTGCCTGGAGCTGGACAGCGGACAGCAATGGGAAATCACCCGCTACAAGAGGCGCAAGAACGATCTTCTGGACGCATCTAACAGTCCCGTGCCCCAGGAAGCCGTAAACAGGCTCATGTCCGGCATGAGCAGAGACATGTTCTCGGCAATGTTCGGCATAAGCCATGACAACCTGCGGGCCGGGGGAAAAGAAATCCTGCGGGCCCAGGGCCATCTGGGCCAGGCCCTTTTCTCGGCCGCAGCCGGGATCATGCACCTGCGCCGGGTCCGGGAAGACCTGCACAAGCGGGCCGACGAACTTTTCCGGCCCAGGGCTTCATCCACCCGGATCATGCAGAAAAAGTCCTCCATGGCAGAGCTGGGCAGGGAACTGCGCCAGGCATCCATCAAACCCGAGCGCTGGAAAAACCTGCAGAATGAACTCAAACAAAAGCTCCACCAGAAGCAGAACACTCTCTCCCGGCTTAAACAGCTTGAGGCCGACCTTGCGTGGCACTCCACCTGTATCAGGGCCCTGCCCCGCATTGCCAGGCGCAGGGACCTGCTCAGGCAGCTCGGGGAACTGGAGCATGTCCCCAGGCTGGAGCAGGACTTCAGCCAGCGCAGGGTCAAGGCGGCAAGCAGCCTGGAAAACGCCCGTCAGGATCGCCGGGACCGGCAAAAGGAGCTGCAGGACCTTGAACAGGAGCTGTCAGAACTGGAAATTGATTCCGGTCTTATCCGGTTCGCTCCGCGTATCAGGACCCTTTCCGGCCAGGTGGCCCTGATACAGCAGGCCATGCAGGAACTGCAGGACCTTGAAGCGGAAAAGATCACCCTGGAGCAGACCATCCAGGACAAAAAGGCCATGCTTGGCAGCTCCGTATCCTGCAGCGACATGGACCATCTGGCCCCTGATCGCAAGCATCAGAGCCGCATTCAGGAACTGGCCAGTGAAAAAAGCTCCCTGGACCAGAAGGCAAGTCAGGCCCGGGAATCCATGCTGGAACAGGCCCGTATCCTGCGCCTTTGTCGCAGAGATCTCAAAAAAATGCCACCGCTTCCGGACATTGAGCTTCTGGATGCCGTATCTAAGAAACTAACCTCTGGAGAAGACCTGCAGGACAAGATCCGCAAGGCCGGGGAAAAAGTACAGAGCCTGCAGCTACAGATCCAGGCCGGTATATCCTCCCTGGGACTTGCCAGCCTGGATTCCCGGAGCCTGCCCGGGCTGCCTCTGCCCCTGCCTGAAAGCCTGGAGCGCATGCAGAGTCTTCTGGATGCAAAAGAAAAGCAACTGGAATCCGCCCGCCACAAACACCAGGAACTGAACCAGGAACTGGCAGACAGACAGGCAGAACTTGAGCGCAGGCAGAAAGAACATGCCCTGCCATTGCCCCGGGACCTGGAGTCCCGGAGGAAGGTCCGGGACCAGGGTTGGAGTCTTATCAAAAAATCATGGCTGCAAGGCACGCAGTCCCCTGAAGAGATCCATGAATACCTGCACCAGACCGGAGGAGAAGACCTGGCCTCCAGCTTTGAACAAAGCATATCAGAGCTGGACCAGACCACGGACCAGATGCTGGACCGGGCACACCACCTGGCCAGACTCAAGGCCCTGCATGATGAAATCCAGGCCTGCAGCCAGAAGATTGACCAGGCCAGCAAAGACCTGGATAAGGCCGGGGCCGATTACCAGCAGGCCTGCCGGGAATGGCAGGCCCTCTGGAGTGAAACAGGCATTGAGCCCCTGTCCCCCCGGGAAATGCAGGCCTGGCTGTACAGGGCCCAGGAACTTATCCGCCAGGTCCAGGAAAAACAGCAGTACCAGCAGGCCCTGGAAGAATACGAGCAGGAACTGCAGAGCCTTTGCACCCAGGGCGCAAAGGCTCTGGAAAGTGCCGGATACAGCGCCGCCCAAGGACATGACCCGGCCACCCTGAACCGTATTATTGATAAGTACCGGGACCGGGCCAGGGATGATCTGGCTGCAGCTGATCTGTTGCGCAAGGAAATCCGCAGCGCGGAAAAAAAGCTGCAAAAAGCCGGGGAGCAGGCCGGCGCAGTCCAGGAAGACCTGAATACTTGGAGGCAAAACTGGATCCGGGCTCTTGAGTCCCTGAGCCTTGACCCTGACAGCGATATCCGGACCGTGCAGGAAGAGATCCAGCTGCGCCAGGACCTCTTTGCTGCCTGCGGCAGAATGCGCTCCCTGCAGCAGAGAAAAGCCGGCCTGGAACAAAAAGTCCGGGAATTCGAATCTGCGGTTCAAGGCCTTGTGCAGGAACTTAAGCGAAACCCCGGCAGGGCCTCTCCTCTGGAAATCCTGGAGGCGCTCGCCCTGGAACTGGACCAGGAAGAGAAAAAGCAGTCCAGGCAGGAGCATCTGCAGCAGGAGCGACGTAAAATACGCACAAAACTGGACCAGGCAGAAGGCAGAATCCAGACCCTGCAAAGGGAACTGGAACAGCTTTGCAGAGAAGCCGGGGCAGAGCACCCCGAAGAACTGCCCGCCCTGGAGGAAAAGGCCGCAATGAAGCAGGAACTGCGCACAGAGCTAAGACAGCAGGAGGAGCAACTGCAGGAACTGGCCGGAGGCGAGGACCTGGAGAAATTCATAAATGACGCTTCCGCCCGGGACATGCAGGAACTGCAGGCTTTGTCCACAGAGCTTGCAGAGGAAAAAGAGGAGCTGGAAAAAAAGCGAGAGGAAATAATCAGTGAACACGCCACCCTGGAAAAGGAGCTGCAGGACCTGGACGGAACCTCAAAGGCCGCGGATATTAGTCAGCAGATCCAGGAGCAAAAATCCGAGCTTGAACAGGAGGTGCAGGAATACATCCAGCTTCGCCTGGCCGAGGCCATCCTGAGCTCCGAGATGGAGCGCTTCAGACAGGCCAACCAGGGGCCGGTCCTGGAAATGGCCGGCAAAACCTTGAACAGAATCACTCTTGGCTCCCTCACCGGCATCTATGCGGACTACGATCAGCGCGGCGAGCCCGTGCTTAAAGCCCTGCGCATGGACGGCACCGGTCTTGGAGTGGAAGAAATGAGCGACGGCACCAGGGACCAGCTCTTTCTGGCCCTGCGCCTGGGCGGGATCAGGCATTACCTGGACAACAATCCTCCTTTCCCCTTTATAGTGGATGACATTCTGGTCCACTTTGACGATGAAAGATCCGCACAGACCCTGCAGGAACTGGCCCTTCTGTCTAAGCAGACCCAGGTTCTGTTCTTCACCCACCACACACACTTACTGCACCTGGCCAGACAGCACCTGGACCCGGCCAGGCTCCAGATTCACGAACTCTGA
- a CDS encoding LysR substrate-binding domain-containing protein has protein sequence MNIPRPVLDLNLAITFATIVDCGGFTEAARRLNRTQSSISMQMKRLEDDVGKRLLNRRPGQIALTPAGEVLLDYARRMLHLNEQAWQALKIPGVAGAVRLGIPDDYAFYLPDILARFAELYPGVTLDVRCELSVELMQEIRGGNIDLALVTRQPKSPGGHVLRSEQLVWAAAVHTATEHQEVLPLALFPEGFCVFREMTLEALAGAGREWRIAYTSRSLEGLRSAVSAGLAVTVVTRSMLRGELREIEPEGPAGLPVLPAVEIALHRSPGRPSEPAQRLAELIQENLG, from the coding sequence ATGAATATCCCAAGACCCGTACTGGACCTGAATCTGGCCATAACTTTTGCAACCATAGTGGATTGCGGGGGATTTACCGAGGCGGCCCGCAGGCTGAACCGCACCCAGTCCAGCATCAGCATGCAGATGAAAAGGCTGGAAGATGATGTGGGCAAAAGACTTTTAAACCGCAGACCAGGGCAAATTGCCCTGACCCCGGCTGGAGAGGTCCTGCTGGACTATGCCCGCCGCATGCTTCACCTGAACGAACAGGCCTGGCAGGCACTTAAAATTCCGGGGGTGGCCGGAGCTGTCCGCCTGGGCATCCCGGATGATTACGCCTTTTATCTGCCGGACATCCTGGCCCGTTTCGCTGAACTCTACCCCGGGGTCACTCTGGATGTACGCTGCGAACTCTCGGTGGAACTTATGCAGGAGATCCGGGGAGGAAATATCGACCTGGCCCTGGTGACCAGACAGCCCAAAAGTCCGGGCGGACATGTGCTGCGCTCGGAGCAGCTGGTCTGGGCCGCGGCGGTACATACCGCCACCGAGCACCAGGAAGTGCTTCCCCTGGCCCTTTTCCCGGAAGGATTCTGTGTATTCAGGGAAATGACCCTTGAGGCCCTGGCCGGGGCTGGACGCGAGTGGCGCATCGCCTATACCAGCCGTTCTCTGGAGGGCCTTCGAAGCGCTGTTTCAGCCGGCCTGGCCGTAACAGTTGTCACCCGTTCCATGCTGCGCGGCGAACTGCGCGAAATCGAACCGGAAGGCCCGGCCGGGCTGCCCGTCCTGCCTGCAGTGGAAATCGCACTGCACCGCAGTCCGGGAAGGCCTTCCGAGCCGGCCCAGAGGCTGGCTGAACTCATCCAGGAAAACCTGGGGTGA